CCAATAGAAAAGGTAAGATCTAATTTCAGAGATGGATTGTGGAGCCCTTTATTACTCCTTGCACTATTTCTTTCTTTGTCCATCATGGTTTTTTCCATTTCTCTTGCCTTGTGATCAGAATTTAGATTAGCAGTCTCAAACCTCGATTTGCTTTTTATCTACAATGTCTCTCATTTGAGTTTCTCTCTTGGCCAAATAATAGATTATCCTGGTTAATTTATTTTAACAAAATTGCACATTTTGGCAGGAAGAGCCATCGTCAGTGGAAATATCAGAATCTGTGTTCTGTATTATAAATCATGATTTTCTTTTGGTTTACTTTTGTCTTCCTCAGTCCCACTAGTTAAGTCTCCTCAATCATCCTGACTCTGCGTTCACTTTCAATGGATTTACTCTGTGATGTACCTAGAGAACTGCTTTTCTGAAAAGTTGCTGGATTAATGGTCATTACTGGATCAGTATTAAATATTTATGTTTTCAAAGGCTGTTGAAAGCCCAACCTATGGAGAAATTCGAGATGTTTGCGTAGCAGCAGGATTAAGCGTGGTTGTGGAGGTATAATGTTATTCATTTTACTGAATACTAAACATTTTAAGTTCCTAAATTTGCTCTGTGTACTCATTGATATGTTCTTTGCACTGTTTTCAGAATAAACTTTATCCACGTGAATGGAACAGAGACGTACAGTTCCGAGGTAGAATACGTGTTCAGTTGAAAAATGAAGATGGGTCCTTGTGTTTAGAGCAGTTTCCCACACGCAAGTATTTTAATTCACTTAAGAATGTATAAATATGTGTATAATCACAGGTACTAGCTATATTTTGCTTTCTTCAATGTCTTTATCTTGTGCACTGCTAATTCCATATGAAATACCTGACTAGACTGAATTTTTTGAGGCTATTCAGAGTTGAAAAGGTTTGCATATTTGATGTAGATGGATGTTAGCAATgcttttgacaagatcccacaggACAGCTTGGTCGAAAAAGTACAAGGCCAAGGGATCGGAGGGAGAAGGAAAATTTgggtggttgcagcaagtaaaggTTAATAGTTGATCTGTCATGTAACCAAAATGATGATCTCTTTGGGATTCTAGGCCTCAGTTCTCAGTCCTTTTTGTTATATGTTAATAATTTTGATCTAAAATGGGGGGGCATGATGAAATAAGGTTGCCTGTAACATGGTTAACAGTGAAGAGAACTTTAGACTGCAAAAGGGATTTAATCCTTTGAAGTGTGAGGATAGAATGCAATGGTTCAAGCAGATATTcaatagagaaacaaagatatTTGAATGTATTTTCACAGATCCTTAAAGGTAGCAGGACAGGTCAATAAGATGTTTAATAGGATACTtaagctgctttttaaaaaattgtcagcAGGGAAATTGTTAATTAGCCCTAGGCTTGAGTATTGTGGTAAGTTCTGATCACCACAAGATTAGATTGTAATGGGGAGGATGCAGGACTAGACAAGATtggatacattttttaaaaaatgcatcaaATGCTGGTGGAGGATTAGGgtgccattttatttttatttaatatctaatttTACTGACATTCTAAACTGGAAAGGCAGAGCTGCCCAATTTGAttggcatttaaaaaaatattttctaacttttttttcctccctttctCTCACTAGGTAAATCAATAATGTTTTATGTAGCAGAAATGATTCCAAAACTGAAAACCAGGACAcagaaggcaggaggaggtgatcAGAATGCACAACCAGGTGAAGGAGGCAAGaaaagcaagaagaagaagaagaagtgaaatTGTTGATACTGGCTCTCGTAATTTATTTTCTAACAGTTCCTTTATAAGTTCACTGAGTATATGGTTTAGTTCTGTAACAAAGTCTGGCAGAACAATTTCTTTACATTTGCATAGTGATATGCAATTCAAAACACCATTACTTGATATTATTAGGAACACTTTCTTGATACTGTATTTGTGTACTGCCCATTTTACTGCATTGTAGGTATGGTCTGGCGTTGATGGTGATTGGCAATATAAACAGCACATTCTGTAGGTTTTGAAATTCTAACCAATTTTTCagaaaacagtaaaatccccattatctggaattcaagcaactgcagaaaataaataccGAAGTTTAAAACTGGTGCTCCTGAGTGAtcagttcgccaatcacacaacacacaatctcaagtgaTCAGTGTAttcaccaatccccataggtgccaggcaCCAGGGTTTTATTGAACATTGAAATTATTTTCACAATGTCCAACAGAACAGACCATTAATTGAAGTGAAAGCTGGATATTTGGAATTTAAATTTCATAGCTCTCAAAAACTATTTTTCTCTCAACAATCTTAATATCTGCTTtcaacattttgaaattgtaaactTTACTTTTGCCCCTGAGCAAGCTTTTCTATGCTGATGGTGTACAAGAATATATGGTTTTGATTGATATTTCTCTTTACCATTTTTATTTGATCATGTTCTGGGTTCTCCTCTGCCTGTCCTTTTGGATTAAATGCATTGCTTCCACaccaatcgggggggggggggggggggggggtggaagagagagagatgtctGTGAGCTATTTTAATCAGATGGACTTATCAAAATTTTTGTCATGgaacattgtgagcagttttgggctcctggTCTAAGGAAGGTCATGTTAACATTAGAGGGTCCACaagaatgatccctggaatgaaaaGATGATCACATGAGCATTGATGGCTCTGGAACTGAAGGCACTGGAGTTCAGTAAACTGatggggtgatctcattgaaactgaaagagtggattttttttattatggTGAGGGAGTCTGGAACCAAAACTTCAGAATGCAAAATTGTCCCTTTAGCACAGATGTGGAATTTCTTTGGTGAATCTATGGCATTCATTGCTCCAGAAGACTGTGGATTTAATTTGTCCATTCTATGTTGCATCCACTATATTTTCTTCCCATCAGCCTTATCAGCTGTGACAGCAAGTTTCAATTGATCCTAGACTTATAAACCTCAATTCCTCGCTCTCTtaaatttttggttttttttgcataCCTGTTCAGAGATTAGGCATACAGATGTATATTATGCACAAGGCTTGACAGATTTACCTTtaaaggaaatttactttctttgTTAAAGCTATACAATTGAATGGAAATTCTCAAATCATCTGCTGTGAAAAATAAAGATGACACACTGCAGGTCGAAATAACACAATGTTGAATAAATTGTATAAACATAActtattctgatttttttttaaaaaaggtcatTTGATAATAGGGTGTTTCTAGAAATTTATAACTTCACGATGCATGAACAAATATCCCGTGCCAAGCCCAATCAGCATCAGGGACATTCTTATTCATGTCACAGTATCAACTCATAACACAAATGTCCTTGGAAAAATTTTGCAGAAACCATACTTTCAACTTTATAAATTTACTAATTAGATTGAATAAATTGTTCAAAAAAATCAACTTCAGAAGTTTATTGGACATTCATCATACAATAAAAGGACAAGGCATACCAGAAAACTCATCCAGAATTGAACCTATATCATTGCCAATAGCTTATGAATTTCTTGCGGCAAGCAATTAAACACAATGTAGTATTACATTAAACTTGATTATATATTTTTCCCCACTTGCTTTTGGTAAAATTGCATATATAGATAAGATATACATTTAaagagtgtttaaaaaaaaactttccaaagGCAAAATCTGAACACTCTGAATCCCAGGGAGCAAAGAATAAAGGCAAGGTTTCTAAAGGAGTTCGCTTAAGTGTTCTTCTCTTTTAAGATTAGGTTTGTTGCTGCTTTCTTGGCTGAAGAGACAAATATACAAAAGTTACTTGAAAATATTGTGTCCATGATCAGCAACACCAACTACCTGCATTGTTTTGAAAGAGTTCTCCACTCACATGTTCAAGCCATCAATTATTTTCTAATCAAGTCTAAAGAATAAATATTAGTagacataaaaacacaaaatgctggaggaactcaggccaaacagtgtcttttatttaacaaaggtaaagatgcacaaccaatgttttgggcttaagcccttcaaagtatgaaaaaaatgctggctaaggcaagagatgataggtggagaaagggacagcagttttgagggggaggaaggatggctggatggatggaagaaatggaaagataggaaaaggggaggggaaagaaaaggcaagcaggtttaatggaaaccagtaaagtcaatgttaatgctgtctgactTGAGAGTGCCTAGATGGAAAAATGGTGTTCTTCCTCCAGTGTGCAGCTGAACTGGGTGAGACAGATGTGAGCACAGGAGTATGATTCagagttaaaatggttggccactgggaggtttctGTGTTTACCAACTGAGAgaaggtgctgagcgaagtgatctcccaatctgccacCGGTCTTTCCGGTGtacagaatgccacaaagggtgcacctgATGCAGTGAACAATTtatctggatgtacaagtgtagTGTggtttcacttgaaaggcctgtttgtgaCCCCTgatcgtggtgagggaggaggtgtgggcacaagtgttgcacctcctgagaGCACGGGAAGGTGCATAAAAGGATGAGTGCAAGAGGGAATCGCGGAGGGAGTGGTCTgcagaaggccgagaggggaggcgaaggaaaaatgtgtctagtggtgggatcctgttgtaagtgccataAATTCTGGccgataatgtgttggatgcagaggctggtggggtagtagttaaggataagggggaattctatgtttgttgtgtctgggagcagagggggctagggcagatgagcaggaaatgcagAGGCTAATTAGTGTATACACAAATGGTACAATATGAGGAGTTGAAATAGGACTGTTGATGGTTCCATTCTGTATGGATAGAtcacaagatgtaggagcagaaatgggatTTTCAGCCCATTAAGGCTGCCCCAATATTCAATCAAGATCACGTCAGCCGTTTTGTACAATCCTAAATTTTGATGCAGTTTCATAGTTTGACAGCACATAAACAAGCCTTTCAGACTATGCTGACCTTCTAATAATATAGATTATCTATTTACCAGCATTTAGTCTGTAGCTTTCAAGAGCTGGTCTGGATAGTTATTAAATGTAACTTGCCTCCACCACGGAGTCCCCAATTATCAGAAGCTGAGCAGCATAGCAATCTCAGATCAGCACCCAAATCAATAATCTTCCATGAATCATCCTAAATGCTTGACCCAGATCACATCTAATACTACTCTGAATCCACCCCATTGAAATGCCAAAGCATTACAGAAGGCATGTCCCATCAAGCCTCCTCCTTTGGAATAGATTTGCTTTGAGAAAGGCATTTCAGGGTCTGGAAAAacatttagtttttaaaaaggtTAGAAGATATGCTCACAAATCTACCAGAGTAAAATAATCTTTTGCATCTTACCATTTTCTCTTATGCTATCTGCAGCTTCTGAGGCCCGATCACCCAGATTTTTCACAACTTTGTCCAGTTGAGCCTCATGCTTCAAAAAGAAAGTGCGGATGAAACGCTTGTAGATTAACTGAGAGCCATTGCTGGAGGTGGGAGACATGCACCAAACCAGGAAAGCGCACTAAATATCAGAAGA
The Narcine bancroftii isolate sNarBan1 chromosome 1, sNarBan1.hap1, whole genome shotgun sequence genome window above contains:
- the srp19 gene encoding signal recognition particle 19 kDa protein, whose product is MVYMDKSYADKERFICIYPAYINSKKTIAEGRRIPIEKAVESPTYGEIRDVCVAAGLSVVVENKLYPREWNRDVQFRGRIRVQLKNEDGSLCLEQFPTRKSIMFYVAEMIPKLKTRTQKAGGGDQNAQPGEGGKKSKKKKKK